Proteins encoded by one window of Cyclobacteriaceae bacterium:
- a CDS encoding co-chaperone GroES family protein, with amino-acid sequence MKLTADNKLKKLIVVGDRVLIKPGKQTDKTDSGLYLPPGVQEKEKIQSGYVIKVGPGYPLPLPADEDDMWKGRDEQVKYLPLQAQEGDLAIFVQKGAIEVMYESEKYFIVPQSSILMLEREEDL; translated from the coding sequence ATGAAACTTACAGCCGACAATAAACTGAAAAAACTCATTGTAGTGGGCGACCGGGTACTGATCAAGCCCGGCAAACAAACCGATAAAACCGACAGCGGACTTTACCTGCCACCGGGTGTTCAGGAAAAAGAAAAAATCCAAAGTGGTTATGTGATTAAAGTGGGGCCGGGTTATCCGTTGCCCTTACCAGCCGATGAAGACGATATGTGGAAAGGCCGCGATGAGCAGGTGAAGTATTTGCCGCTTCAGGCACAGGAAGGCGACCTGGCCATTTTTGTGCAGAAGGGCGCCATTGAAGTGATGTACGAGAGTGAAAAATATTTTATTGTTCCGCAATCATCCATACTGATGCTGGAACGGGAGGAGGATTTGTAG